In the genome of Bacillus thuringiensis, the window CGAAACAATAGAAAGGAATGAGGATATGTCAAAAGAGATAGCAAAAAAACGTATAGAAGAACTGCGTGATTTGTTAAATACATTTAATTATCAATATCACGTATTAGACAATCCTTCTGTTTCTGATGCGGAATATGACCGTGATATGCAGGAGCTTATAAAATTAGAAGCAGAGAACCAAGAGTTTATGAGTGAAGATTCTCCCTCCGTTCGCGTTGGGGGAACTATTCTTGATATATTTGAAAAAGTAACACATAAGTCACCGATGTTAAGTTTAGGAAATGCATTTAACGAAGGTGATTTACGTGATTTCGACAGAAGAGTACGTCAAGGAATTGATGATGCGAATGTAAGATATATATGTGAATTAAAAATTGACGGGCTTGCCGTTTCGCTTCATTATGAAAAAGGACGCTTCATTCAAGGGGCGACACGTGGTGATGGTGTAACGGGTGAAGATATTACTCAAAATTTAAAAACGATTAAAGCTATCCCACTTCGTTTAAATGAAGAAGTAACGTTAGAAGCACGAGGCGAAGCTTATATGCCGAAGCGTTCATTCGTTAAACTAAATGAAGAAAAAGAGCAAAATGGAGAAGATGTATTTGCGAATCCGCGTAATGCAGCAGCAGGTTCAATACGTCAACTTGATCCAAAAATTGCAGCAAAGCGTAACTTATCTATGTTTGTGTATGGTCTTGCGAATGTAGAAGAAAAAACAATTCCATCGCACAGTGAATCGCTTGATTTCTTAGGTGAACTCGGATTTAAGACAAATCCAAATCGCCGTACATGTGAAACAATCGAAGAGGTTATAGCTTATGTAGAAGAATGGCAAGAAAAACGTCCGCATCTTGATTATGAGATTGATGGAATCGTTATAAAAGTAGATGATGTTGCTCTTCAAGAAAGTCTAGGAACTACAGCGAAGAGTCCAAGATGGGCGATTGCTTATAAATTCCCAGCTGAAGAAGTTGTAACGAGATTAACAGGCATTGAATTAAGTGTTGGCCGAACAGGGGTTGTAACACCGACTGCAGAGCTAGAGCCAGTGAGAGTTGCTGGTACGATTGTTCGCCGTGCTTCTCTACATAACGAAGATTTAATTCGTGAAAAAGACATTCGAATTGGTGACTACGTTGTTGTGAAGAAGGCTGGAGATATTATTCCTGAAGTTGTGAACGTTATTTTTGATAAGCGTACTGGTGAAGAAGAAGAATACCGCATGCCAACGCATTGTCCAGCATGTGAGAGTGAACTTGTTCGTTTAGAAGAAGAAGTAGCACTTCGATGTATAAATCCGACTTGTCCGGCTCAAATTCGAGAGGGATTAATCCATTTCGTTTCAAGAAATGCGATGAATATTGATGGACTTGGAGAACGTGTCATTACACAACTCTTTGATGCAGATTATATTCGTACATTTGCTGATTTATATGCATTGACGAAAGAGCAATTATTACAGTTAGAACGTTTTGGTGAAAAATCAGCAACAAACTTAATACAAGCAATTGAAAATTCTAAAGAAAACTCGCTAGAGCGATTATTATTTGGTCTTGGAATTCGCCACGTTGGAGCGAAAGCAGCACGTACATTTGCAGAGCACTTTGAAACGATGGATGAGCTTGTAAAAGCAACAGAAGAAGAACTAAAAGCAATTAATGAAATTGGCGAAAAAATGGCTCAATCTGTTGTGACATATTTTGATAATGAAGATGTATTAGAGTTATTACAGCAGTTTAAAGAGTATGGCGTGAATATGACATACAAAGGTATAAAAATTGCAGATTTACAAAATGTTGAATCTTACTTCGCAGGAAAAACGGTTGTTTTAACAGGTAAGCTAGAAGTTATGGGACGAAGTGAAGCGAAGAAGAAGATTGAGGCATTAGGTGGAAAAGTAACAGGAAGTGTTAGTAAGAGTACGGATTTGGTTGTTGCAGGTGAAGCAGCTGGTTCGAAATTAGCACAAGCGGAGAAACATAATGTTGAGGTTTGGAATGAAGAGAGGTTCTTACAAGAGCTAAATAAGTAAGAGGTGCAAACTTACCATGAAAAAAATAGCATTAGCGATATTAAGCCTGGGCCTACTTGTAAGTGGGTGTAGTGCAGGTGCCGACAAAGATGAAAAAGTGGCTGAGAAATCGGGGAAAGCAAAGGAACAATCAGTTGTTCCAAAATACGCTATTTCGGATGAATATTATAAGACGACTATTCCATTTGATGGTGGAAATGCACGTGGTTTAGTGGTACAAGGGCTAAATAGTCGTCTTGATATAGATGAATTTGAAACAGGATTAATGCGAATTGCAAAAGAATCATTTAATACGAAAGATAATTTTTTAAAAGGCGGAAGTGCTCTAGATACTCAAGTGATACAGATGCTTGTTAAAAGAAAACGTACAGATGCTGAACAAAAGGAACTAGAAGACAAATTAAAAAAAGATGCAGTTAAATTTCCTAATATAGGATTAAACCCTGCATTAGGAACGGGATCCGAATCACTAGAAGTGAAAAATAAAAAAAATCCAATATATATTTCAAATATTTTAGAGCATGATTATTATGTGAAAAAAGGCGATAATGGTGAGGAACGTGTTGGTATGGTAGTTGGATTAGCGATGAATTCTGTTCAATATTTTAACGAAGAGCATGGTTATCCACGTGAAGCTGCAATCCCGGATGAAAAGATGTTAGCTGAAGGGAAAAAAATGGCGCAAGAAATTTTGAAAGTCATACATCAAAAACAACCTGATACAAAAAATATTCCGATAACATTTGCGATTTATCGTCAAACTCCAAAGTCTTCGCTCGTGCCAGGTAATTTTGTTTCTTATGCAAATGTAGAAAAAGGTAGTGAAACGGTTGAAGATTGGAAACAAATTAATGAGAAATATTATTTGTTCCCATCAGAGCAAGCGAAAACAGATAATAAACGTGAAGATCTTGCAAGAGTATCCAACTTTAAGGCAAAACTAAGCGATTATTTCCAAGGTGACTATACAGCTGTTATTGGTACTGGTATGTATAGAGATGATGAATTAAGAGAAATGAAGCTTGATATTCCTGTCCAGTTTAATGGAAAAGCTGAAATAATTGGTTTTACACAATATGTGGCAGGGCTTGTTATGGAATACTTCCCGAATTATATGAAAGTACAAGTAACGATTAAATCTGTAGAACGCCCAGAAGCTATTATTATACGTGAAGCAAAACAAGATGAACCACTTGTGAAAATTTTAGATTAAATATGAAGGCTGTTCCTCTATGGAACAGCTTTTTTTCTTATGTAATTTTGTTATAATTTAAAATGTTGTAAATAATAGGGGTAAGGGGTAAAGTTCATGGAAGAATTAAGTTTTCAAGTCATTATTTTATTAATTGCATTTGGTTTTTTAGCAGCTTTTATTGATTCCGTTGTTGGAGGAGGAGGGTTAATTTCGCTTCCTGCGCTTATGTTTGTTGGCTTATCGCCGGCTTCGGCAATTGCAACGAATAAATTAGCGGCAACAATGGGGACGTTTACGAGTGCGATGTATTTCATTCGATCAGGAAAAGTTGATTTTAAAATTGTAGGAAAGTTAATCCCGTTAACTATTGTTGGAGCTGTTGCAGGTGCTTTAGTAGTAAAATTTATTCCATCGGATATTTTACGCCCATTAGTACTTGTAATGTTGGTATTTATTGCTATTTATATTATTGCAAAAAAGAATTGGGGAAGTGTGTCTACCTATAAGAAGATGACGCAAAGAAAAACATTAATATTTTTCTTTGTTATTTTAATGATAGGATTTTATGATGGATTTTTTGGACCAGGGACAGGGTCATTTTTAATTTTTGCATTTTTATTAATTGGTTTGGATTTTATTCAAGCGGCAGCATCTGGAAAACTTTTGAACTTTGTTAGTAATATTGTATCTTTAATTACTTTTTTATTTTTAGACATAATTCATTTTGAATACGGTATTATCATGGGATTATCAATGATCTTAGGTGCTTATTTGGGATCGAAGTTTGCGGTTCAAAAAGGCGTTGGATATGTAAGGACTTTATTTTTATTAGTTACTATATTATTGATCGGGAAAAATGTTTTGGAATATACTCATATTTTGTAGATTCATACGCATGTATGAATCTCTTTTTTTTATTATATTTTAAAAATTTATTAATTTTTAAAATATAAGTCTAGGAATATTTGAATAAATCTAAATTATCGTGTAGAATAATGTTGTAAAATGTAAACGTTTTTCTAAGGGGAGGCTAAAAAAAATGGTAGTAGCATACAAACATGAGCCATTTACAGATTTTTCAGTGGAGGCTAACAAATTAGCGTTTGAAGAAGGTTTAAAGAAAGTAGAATCTTATCTTGGACAAGACTATCCATTAATTATTGGGGGAGAAAAAATCACTACAGAAGACAAAATTGTTTCTGTAAACCCTGCAAATAAAGAGGAACTTGTTGGTCGTGTTTCAAAAGCAAGCCGTGAGTTAGCTGAAAAAGCAATGCAAGTAGCGGATGAAACATTCCAAACTTGGAGAAAATCAAAGCCAGAAATGCGTGCAGACATTTTATTCCGTGCTGCAGCAATCGTTCGTCGCAGAAAACATGAATTCTCTGCTATTCTTGTAAAAGAAGCAGGTAAGCCATGGAATGAGGCAGATGCTGATACAGCAGAAGCAATCGACTTTATGGAATATTATGGTCGTCAAATGTTAAAATTAAAAGACGGTATTCCAGTAGAAAGCCGTCCAATTGAATATAATCGTTTCTCTTACATTCCATTAGGAGTAGGTGTTATCATTTCTCCTTGGAACTTCCCATTCGCAATTATGGCAGGTATGACAACAGCTGCTTTAGTTTCTGGTAACACAGTATTACTAAAACCAGCTAGTACAACTCCTGTAGTAGCAGCGAAATTTATGGAAGTATTAGAAGAAGCTGGCTTACCAGCTGGCGTAGTAAACTTCGTTCCAGGTAACGGTTCTGAAGTTGGTGACTACTTAGTAGATCATCCTCGTACACGTTTCGTAAGCTTCACGGGATCTCGTGATGTAGGTATCCGTATCTATGAGCGTGCAGCGAAAGTAAACCCAGGCCAAATTTGGTTAAAACGCGTTATCGCTGAAATGGGCGGTAAAGATACAATCGTTGTTGATAAAGAAGCAGATCTTGAATTAGCAGCTAAGTCTATCGTTGCATCAGCATTCGGATTCTCAGGACAAAAATGTTCTGCATGTTCTCGTGCAGTAATCCATGAAGATGTATATGATCATGTATTAAATCGTGCTGTTGAATTAACAAAAGAATTAACAGTTGCTAACCCAGCAGTATTAGGTACAAACATGGGGCCTGTTAATGACCAAGCTGCATTCGATAAAGTAATGAGCTATGTTGCAATTGGTAAAGAAGAAGGTAGAATTCTAGCAGGTGGCGAAGGGGACGATTCTAAAGGCTGGTTCATCCAACCGACAATCGTTGCTGACGTTGCAGAAGATGCTCGCTTAATGAAAGAAGAAATCTTCGGACCAGTAGTAGCATTCTGTAAAGCAAAAGACTTTGATCATGCGCTTGCAATTGCAAACAATACAGAATACGGTTTAACAGGTGCTGTTGTTACTAACAACCGTGACCATATTGAAAAAGCACGTGAAGAATTCCACGTTGGTAACTTATACTTCAACCGTGGATGTACTGGTGCAATCGTAGGTTACCAACCATTCGGTGGCTTTAACATGTCTGGTACAGACTCTAAAGCTGGTGGACCTGACTACTTAGCACTTCACATGCAAGCAAAAACTACTTCTGAAACTTTATAAGAAATAGTAGAGGAGCTCTTCACAAAATGTGAAGAGCTCCTTTTAAAATTGAAATCCCACATATTACCTTCGTTTGAAGGGGATGAGCTAAAACCTATTAATAGCGGGATAAACATGTGAACAGAAATGAAATGATGAGAAAAGTTGACTTATTAGTCATATTTTTTAGTATTCATTTTGAGAATTTCCTGTATAATACAATTTGAAAGAAAATCTATGGTTCGACAAGGAACACTCTTTTCGGTTTTGCTCACTGAAAGGAGTGTTTTTTTATGTAGCTAAAAATTCTTTCGTGCTTATTACATTTGCATATACGCCATTTAAACTAGCTAAAATTGTATTGTGAATATAAACAGCTGGTATAGTAGCGTTCTTAAAAGAAAGGTCTTTTGTAGCACAAGCATCGTGTATAACGGTACATTGAAATCCAAAATCAAATGCAGCCCTTACTGTAGCATCAATACACATATGAGTCATCATCCCGCATACGACGACATGTTCAATGTCTAAACGCTGTAATTGCTCTAGAAGATTAGTTTCTCGGAAGCTATTTGGATAATGTTTGAGTATAACTGTTTCTTCTCTAAGTGGACGTACCTTCTCATGAATATGTACACCTTCTGTATTAGGTAGGAAAAAAGTAGCGTCATCTTTTATAGCTACGTGTTGGATATGAAAAATAGGTTCGCTGTTTGTTCTAAAGTGTTGTAATAACTGATTAGCATATTCGCTTGCTTCTACTGGATTACGCAATTCCATCTTTCCATTTGGAAAATAATCGTTTTGAATATCGACGAGTAAAAGAGCTGTTTTCATATATTTATCTTCCTCCGAGTTTCATATTCAAATAAATTTATTCAATTCGTAGAGAGGATTCTCCTGTTTAAAAATATGAGGAAGAAGAATTTTACATAACTTTGAAAGTTACTATTTTCTTATGAATTTTCATCTGAAAATTTTAATAAAGGAATAATTAATATTTTTCTAAAAAATGTATTGACTCTTATTATTCTGAGTTCTATAATGAGAATTAATTAAACGACAATTAAATCGATACATTCTTATCCAGAGAGGTGGAGGGACTGGCCCTACGATACCTCAGCAACGGGTTTTTTAATACCGTGCTAACTCCAGCAAGCCATATAAAGGCTTGGAAGATGAGAAGATGTGAACGAGTACATATAAGTGCTCTCCTTCTTATCTTTATGGTTGATAAGAAGGAGGGCACTTTTTATTTTACCTCGAAAGCTCTACTTTAAGTTTTTACAGCATATAGGAGGGGGAAAAATGATTTCTTTTAACAATGTAAGTAAAGTGTATGAATCAGCTGGGCAATCTGTTCATGCGGTGGAGGATGTAACATTATCAGTTGAGAAAGGCGAAATTTTTGGCATTATCGGTTTTAGTGGCGCTGGAAAGAGTACATTATTACGCTTAGTAAATATGTTAGAGAGACCAACGGCAGGAACGATTTCAATAGATGATAAAGATATTACATCATTATCGACGAAAGAATTACGCAAACTAAGACAAAGAATCGGAATGATTTTTCAAAGCTTTAATTTATTTAATTCAAGAACAGTGTTTGGGAATATTGCTTATCCATTAAAGTTAGCGAAATTGCCAAAGAACGAGATAAAAGAACGAGTGAATGAACTGCTGAAGTTTGTAGGGTTAGAAGATAAAGCAAACTATTATCCAGAGCAGTTATCAGGGGGACAAAAGCAGCGAGTTGGCATTGCTAGAGCACTTGCGACATCGCCAGATATTCTTATATGTGATGAGGCAACATCAGCTTTAGATCCAGAAACAACGACAGAAATTCTAAACTTATTAAAGAAAGTAAATCGAGAATACAATTTAACGATTCTTCTTATTACACACGAAATGCATGTTGTGAAAGAAATTTGCCACCGTGTAGCTGTAATGGAGAAGGGAAAAGTTATTGAAGAAGGAAAACTGTTTGACGTTTTCACACAACCAAAAACAAAGACGACTCAAAACTTTGTACGTTCTGTTATTAATGATCATTTACCAGAAAGTGTTCTAGCGAAAATTCAAAATGGTGGTCAAATTTATCGTCTAACATTTACTGGTGAGGAGACAGGACAGCCGGTACTATCATATATCGCAAAAAACTATAACGTTGATGTAAATGTACTGTACGGAAATATTATTGAACTTCAAAATGTGCTATTTGGAAATCTGCTTGTAGAATTGCAAGGTGAGCAGAGGGAAATTCAAAAAGCATTACAACATCTAAGACTGCAAGTGCAGCTGAAGGAGGTAGAAGCTCATGCGAGTTGATTGGAGTATATTTTGGCCGCGCATACTAGATGCGACGGGGGATACCCTCTTAATGGTAATTGTAACCCTTATATTCGCTACAATTCTGGGTATACCTCTAGGTTTACTTTTATATGTAACGAGAAAAGGAAACTTTTTAGAAAATAAATGGGTCTTTTCTATTCTTAACATCATAATTAATACAATTCGTCCGGTACCATTCATTATCTTTTTAGTAGCTTTAAGCCCACTAACAAGAAGCGTTATTGGAACGACGATTGGAACAGCAGCAGCAATTTTCCCGATGACGTTAGTCGCATCAATTGGTATTGCTAGAATGGTTGAAACAAATCTTGTTTCCGTTCCGAAAGGAGTAATTGAAGCAGCGCAAGCAATGGGCGCCTCGCCAATTAGAATCGTTTTTGAAATCCTTGTACCAGAAGCGTTAGCACCATTAATCTTAGGTGTCACATTTATGACAGTTGGTTTAATTGAATTTTCTGCAGTTGCTGGGCTTGTCGGTGGTGGCGGTCTTGGTGACTTGGCAATGACATATGGTTATCAACGTTTTGATACATCAGTTATGTTCGTAACGGTTGTTTTACTTATTATTCTCGTGCAGATAGCTCAAAATTTAGGAAACTACTTTGCGAAAGTCTTGTTACGCAGATCATAAAAAGGAAAAGAGGAAAAGAAAATGAAGAAAATTTTAGCATTTGCATTATCAGCAATTGTAGGAGTCTCAGCATTAAGTGGCTGCTCAAGTGGAGACACGGGTGCAGGAGCGAAAGAAAAAGTAATTCGCGTCGGTGTAACTGGAACGGATGGAGACGCTTGGGAAATTTTGAAGAAAAAAGCTGAAAAAGAAGGGATTAAGATTAAACTGGTGGAGTTCTCTGATTATACAACTCCAAATAAAGCTTTAGCTGATGGAGATATTGAATTAAACTCATTTCAGCATATTGCTTTCTTAGAGCAATTTAAAAAAGAGCATAAGTTAGATATTACAGCTGTTGGTACAACGCAAATTGCGCCAATGGGTTTATACTCTGAAAAATATAAGAAGGCAAATGAAATTCCAGATGGTTCAGAAATTGCAATTCCAAACGATCCAACGAACCAAGCACGTGCATTAAAACTTCTTGATGCAGCTGGAGTATTAAAGCTTAAAAAAGATTTTGGCTTATTTGGAGATCCAAGCGGCATTGCTGAAAATCCGAAGAAGTTAAAAATCACGCCGGTTATCGCACAGCAAACACCTCGTGTGTTAAAAGATGTAGCGGCATCAGTTATTAATAACGGTGTTGCTGGTCAAGCTGGATTAGATCCAGCGAAGGATCCTATTTTCTTAGAAGATCCAAAGAATGAAAATGCGAAGCCTTATATTAATATTTTCGCAGCTCGTACGAAAGATAAAGATGATCCAACACTGAAAAAAGTAATTGAATTGTATCATTCAAAAGAAGTAACAGATGCAATTAAGAAAGAAACGAATGATGGTTCAATTTCAGTTGATCTTTCACTTGAGGAGCTTGAAAAAATCGTAAAATAATGATTGGGTTTAATGGACTAACAGAAGGAACCCCTCCGCTGTTAGTTCGTTCAACATATAATCTACTTAACAAACGAACCCTAATTCTGTACCTTCCAATTTTGTATAACGTAGAATCCAATGTTTGTTAAGTAGAGTAATGGACCAGGAGTTTTCCTGGTCTTTTTTTATGAATGAAAGTAGCTAGCGAACAGTAAGGTAATCCAAATTATAATGGGATAAGAAAATAAGCTGAAAAGGAGTGTAATTACGAATTGCTTTTGATGAATTAAGTGTTTTTTTGATAAAACAAAGAAAATAGAAAAGAGAGTAATGAAAAATGCTGATATTACGCCGGGGTTATAGGAGCGATAAATGAAAAACAAAATAATATGTTGAACAGAGTTAAAGAAGATGGCCCCTTGTATAAAAATAATCCAGCATATAGAAGACAAGAAGTTAAGTTGATATAGAAAGACGATAAGTAATACAAAGATTGTTAATACGGAAATGGCAATGAAAAATTGTTGGCTAGTTATAAGGCGGATTGAAAATTGATTAGCAAGGTATTGTGGCATTTGGAAAGCTTCTTCAAGGTTATGAATGAAAAATAATAAGGGAATGATCCAGAGTATAGTAGTGGAATGCTTTTTCATCAACTTACATCACTCCAATAAAGTATAGAAAGCCTAAAAAAGGCCCTCTATACAGATAGTTATTCAATTATGATATTTTTTAAATTATTTTCATGATGCTCTCGTTCTTTCGGATAAGCAGCTAGCTCCTCTTGCAAAATATTTAATATTTGCTTAGCTGATTGCTGGATTGGATTAGGTAGCTCTTCTAATATATGCATCCCGACTTTTACTTTTGTACGAATTACCCTTCGTAGTAGTTCCTCATGCATGCACTACACCTCCAAACCGAATGTTTAGTATATCTTCTTCAAATTTTGCTCCTTGAATAGAAAGGTGTGTTAACGTTTTTGGCAATGTAATATTTCGTTTCACAGAGCCAGCTCGAATAATTAGCTCATCACCTTTTTGATTTAATGAAAGTTCACTTTTGTTTGAGAAGGGAATAGAAAGAATGAAAATATAATCATCGCCATCTTTTCTTACATATTGTGTGCGGCCGTTAAATTTCACTTCAGTAGGACAATGATCAGTTTTAAATAAAGCATCTCCTACACGCTCTAACATGGGTAAACCAACAACTTCTTGTTCAAACATTGGAGCTTCGTAAATAGGAAGTGGATCAAAACTATTTTGAATTAATGTTTTATATTTCTTTTGCGTATCTTTCCATGCTTGAAAATAAGGATCGGTGACGGTGTTAGGGATGACGCGATTAATCATAATGGCATCTACGTTATAATCGTATAAATTTAAATAAGTAAAGCTACGCTGAGCTTCTTTAATGACCATTTTTTCAGGATTTACAACGATGCGGATACTTGTTACTTCTCGGTTTGATAAAATATCTCTCATTTCTCCGAGCTGTTCAAGTGTATTTGTTAATTCGTCCATAATATCGTCGGTTGGAAGAGGGACACCAAGGAGTGGTTGAGCTACAGGACGAACGACTTTTAAAACTTTTCTTTTAATAGGAAACAATTTTTCCATCCACCAGCCGAGCATGTCTGGAAAGCTTAGCATTGCTAATGTTTCTCCTGTTGGAGCACAATCAATAATGATAACATCATATGTGTTTTGTTTATAATAATCGAGTACGCGAAGTAAGCTAATTAAATCTTCCATACCAGGAAACATCGTTAATTCTTCTGTTGTAATATCATCGGCTGCTTTGGAAGTGAAGAGTAGTGTAATATATTTCTGTAATTTTCCCCATCCTTTTTCCATCTCATAAATCGTATTAATTTCTTGTGCCCACAAATTTTCACGAATTTCTAATGGCTCAGAAGATAGCTTTATACCAAATGAATCTCCTAAACTATGAGCAGGATCTGTACTCATGACTAAAGTTTTTAATCCTTGTTTTGCGC includes:
- the ligA gene encoding NAD-dependent DNA ligase LigA; protein product: MSKEIAKKRIEELRDLLNTFNYQYHVLDNPSVSDAEYDRDMQELIKLEAENQEFMSEDSPSVRVGGTILDIFEKVTHKSPMLSLGNAFNEGDLRDFDRRVRQGIDDANVRYICELKIDGLAVSLHYEKGRFIQGATRGDGVTGEDITQNLKTIKAIPLRLNEEVTLEARGEAYMPKRSFVKLNEEKEQNGEDVFANPRNAAAGSIRQLDPKIAAKRNLSMFVYGLANVEEKTIPSHSESLDFLGELGFKTNPNRRTCETIEEVIAYVEEWQEKRPHLDYEIDGIVIKVDDVALQESLGTTAKSPRWAIAYKFPAEEVVTRLTGIELSVGRTGVVTPTAELEPVRVAGTIVRRASLHNEDLIREKDIRIGDYVVVKKAGDIIPEVVNVIFDKRTGEEEEYRMPTHCPACESELVRLEEEVALRCINPTCPAQIREGLIHFVSRNAMNIDGLGERVITQLFDADYIRTFADLYALTKEQLLQLERFGEKSATNLIQAIENSKENSLERLLFGLGIRHVGAKAARTFAEHFETMDELVKATEEELKAINEIGEKMAQSVVTYFDNEDVLELLQQFKEYGVNMTYKGIKIADLQNVESYFAGKTVVLTGKLEVMGRSEAKKKIEALGGKVTGSVSKSTDLVVAGEAAGSKLAQAEKHNVEVWNEERFLQELNK
- a CDS encoding CamS family sex pheromone protein, giving the protein MKKIALAILSLGLLVSGCSAGADKDEKVAEKSGKAKEQSVVPKYAISDEYYKTTIPFDGGNARGLVVQGLNSRLDIDEFETGLMRIAKESFNTKDNFLKGGSALDTQVIQMLVKRKRTDAEQKELEDKLKKDAVKFPNIGLNPALGTGSESLEVKNKKNPIYISNILEHDYYVKKGDNGEERVGMVVGLAMNSVQYFNEEHGYPREAAIPDEKMLAEGKKMAQEILKVIHQKQPDTKNIPITFAIYRQTPKSSLVPGNFVSYANVEKGSETVEDWKQINEKYYLFPSEQAKTDNKREDLARVSNFKAKLSDYFQGDYTAVIGTGMYRDDELREMKLDIPVQFNGKAEIIGFTQYVAGLVMEYFPNYMKVQVTIKSVERPEAIIIREAKQDEPLVKILD
- a CDS encoding TSUP family transporter, yielding MEELSFQVIILLIAFGFLAAFIDSVVGGGGLISLPALMFVGLSPASAIATNKLAATMGTFTSAMYFIRSGKVDFKIVGKLIPLTIVGAVAGALVVKFIPSDILRPLVLVMLVFIAIYIIAKKNWGSVSTYKKMTQRKTLIFFFVILMIGFYDGFFGPGTGSFLIFAFLLIGLDFIQAAASGKLLNFVSNIVSLITFLFLDIIHFEYGIIMGLSMILGAYLGSKFAVQKGVGYVRTLFLLVTILLIGKNVLEYTHIL
- the pruA gene encoding L-glutamate gamma-semialdehyde dehydrogenase, whose translation is MVVAYKHEPFTDFSVEANKLAFEEGLKKVESYLGQDYPLIIGGEKITTEDKIVSVNPANKEELVGRVSKASRELAEKAMQVADETFQTWRKSKPEMRADILFRAAAIVRRRKHEFSAILVKEAGKPWNEADADTAEAIDFMEYYGRQMLKLKDGIPVESRPIEYNRFSYIPLGVGVIISPWNFPFAIMAGMTTAALVSGNTVLLKPASTTPVVAAKFMEVLEEAGLPAGVVNFVPGNGSEVGDYLVDHPRTRFVSFTGSRDVGIRIYERAAKVNPGQIWLKRVIAEMGGKDTIVVDKEADLELAAKSIVASAFGFSGQKCSACSRAVIHEDVYDHVLNRAVELTKELTVANPAVLGTNMGPVNDQAAFDKVMSYVAIGKEEGRILAGGEGDDSKGWFIQPTIVADVAEDARLMKEEIFGPVVAFCKAKDFDHALAIANNTEYGLTGAVVTNNRDHIEKAREEFHVGNLYFNRGCTGAIVGYQPFGGFNMSGTDSKAGGPDYLALHMQAKTTSETL
- a CDS encoding cysteine hydrolase family protein, encoding MKTALLLVDIQNDYFPNGKMELRNPVEASEYANQLLQHFRTNSEPIFHIQHVAIKDDATFFLPNTEGVHIHEKVRPLREETVILKHYPNSFRETNLLEQLQRLDIEHVVVCGMMTHMCIDATVRAAFDFGFQCTVIHDACATKDLSFKNATIPAVYIHNTILASLNGVYANVISTKEFLAT
- a CDS encoding methionine ABC transporter ATP-binding protein — its product is MISFNNVSKVYESAGQSVHAVEDVTLSVEKGEIFGIIGFSGAGKSTLLRLVNMLERPTAGTISIDDKDITSLSTKELRKLRQRIGMIFQSFNLFNSRTVFGNIAYPLKLAKLPKNEIKERVNELLKFVGLEDKANYYPEQLSGGQKQRVGIARALATSPDILICDEATSALDPETTTEILNLLKKVNREYNLTILLITHEMHVVKEICHRVAVMEKGKVIEEGKLFDVFTQPKTKTTQNFVRSVINDHLPESVLAKIQNGGQIYRLTFTGEETGQPVLSYIAKNYNVDVNVLYGNIIELQNVLFGNLLVELQGEQREIQKALQHLRLQVQLKEVEAHAS
- a CDS encoding methionine ABC transporter permease, with amino-acid sequence MRVDWSIFWPRILDATGDTLLMVIVTLIFATILGIPLGLLLYVTRKGNFLENKWVFSILNIIINTIRPVPFIIFLVALSPLTRSVIGTTIGTAAAIFPMTLVASIGIARMVETNLVSVPKGVIEAAQAMGASPIRIVFEILVPEALAPLILGVTFMTVGLIEFSAVAGLVGGGGLGDLAMTYGYQRFDTSVMFVTVVLLIILVQIAQNLGNYFAKVLLRRS
- a CDS encoding MetQ/NlpA family ABC transporter substrate-binding protein → MKKILAFALSAIVGVSALSGCSSGDTGAGAKEKVIRVGVTGTDGDAWEILKKKAEKEGIKIKLVEFSDYTTPNKALADGDIELNSFQHIAFLEQFKKEHKLDITAVGTTQIAPMGLYSEKYKKANEIPDGSEIAIPNDPTNQARALKLLDAAGVLKLKKDFGLFGDPSGIAENPKKLKITPVIAQQTPRVLKDVAASVINNGVAGQAGLDPAKDPIFLEDPKNENAKPYINIFAARTKDKDDPTLKKVIELYHSKEVTDAIKKETNDGSISVDLSLEELEKIVK
- a CDS encoding HXXEE domain-containing protein → MKKHSTTILWIIPLLFFIHNLEEAFQMPQYLANQFSIRLITSQQFFIAISVLTIFVLLIVFLYQLNFLSSICWIIFIQGAIFFNSVQHIILFFIYRSYNPGVISAFFITLFSIFFVLSKKHLIHQKQFVITLLFSLFSYPIIIWITLLFASYFHS
- a CDS encoding DUF3926 domain-containing protein translates to MHEELLRRVIRTKVKVGMHILEELPNPIQQSAKQILNILQEELAAYPKEREHHENNLKNIIIE
- a CDS encoding ArsA family ATPase; translation: MMRIILYTGKGGVGKTSISAATAIQSAKQGLKTLVMSTDPAHSLGDSFGIKLSSEPLEIRENLWAQEINTIYEMEKGWGKLQKYITLLFTSKAADDITTEELTMFPGMEDLISLLRVLDYYKQNTYDVIIIDCAPTGETLAMLSFPDMLGWWMEKLFPIKRKVLKVVRPVAQPLLGVPLPTDDIMDELTNTLEQLGEMRDILSNREVTSIRIVVNPEKMVIKEAQRSFTYLNLYDYNVDAIMINRVIPNTVTDPYFQAWKDTQKKYKTLIQNSFDPLPIYEAPMFEQEVVGLPMLERVGDALFKTDHCPTEVKFNGRTQYVRKDGDDYIFILSIPFSNKSELSLNQKGDELIIRAGSVKRNITLPKTLTHLSIQGAKFEEDILNIRFGGVVHA